AGTTAACAATTTGTTGCCTTAGGGAGGAAACCGCCTTACTTTCTTCTTTTTGCTGCCTTTCCTTCTCAAGCCTTATTCTTTCTTGTTCTTCCTCAATTGAAATGGCTTCCTGAAAATCAGTTTTAATATCTACATAATCAGCAGATACATATCCTACTTTATTTCCGGTAGATACCTTAATCCATTCTCCACTTTCTTCTATTACTTTTAATTTGTCCCCATTAGGAACTTGGGTTAATATAGAAGAATTTATATCTGCTTTTGTTCTGATATTCAGCTTGTTGGCATTTACGGTAGCCAGTTTAGTTTTTACTTCTTCTATCATCTCATAAACTTTGCTACCTGTAATTAAAAATTCTGCTTTTATGTACCCAGTTACGCTTCCTGATTTAATTTTAAGCCAATCTCCCTCTTCCTCAAGAATTGTAGCTGTCCCCTTACTATATAGTTTGCCTAATATTTTACTGTTGGTATTTGCTTGACTTCTTATATTTACATAATTATTAACATCTGCTATTGCCATATTCCCATACTTTTTTATAGGATGAAGAATATTATTTATTTCTGCATTCATTTTGGGATCTTCACTAATATCATTTATTAAGACTGTTATACCTGCAACAGGTTCTCCTGCTGCA
This genomic interval from Herbinix luporum contains the following:
- a CDS encoding C40 family peptidase: MNKKVRKIAVCCAVGSLALMGRAKTAYAAGEPVAGITVLINDISEDPKMNAEINNILHPIKKYGNMAIADVNNYVNIRSQANTNSKILGKLYSKGTATILEEEGDWLKIKSGSVTGYIKAEFLITGSKVYEMIEEVKTKLATVNANKLNIRTKADINSSILTQVPNGDKLKVIEESGEWIKVSTGNKVGYVSADYVDIKTDFQEAISIEEEQERIRLEKERQQKEESKAVSSLRQQIVNYAKQFIGNPYVWGGTSLTRGADCSGFTQSVFKKFGIYIPRTSRSQAGSGKRVSLDKIQPGDLIFYTKNGRINHVVIYIGNGKVLGAASKEEGIVIKNLNYRKPYKAVSYIN